One Geitlerinema sp. PCC 9228 genomic window, CGTTCGATGCCGTAGGAAAAGCCAGTGGCAGGGATGCTTTTGCGAGAACCGAGGGTGGCAATTAGTTCGTCGTATCGACCGCCACCGCACAACTGGCGGGTTTCCTTGCCGGTGTCGTAGTGAATTTCAAAGACGGTGCTGGTGTAGTATTGCAAACCGCGACTCATGCCAAAGTCCACGTAAATGCGGCTTTTGTCGATATGGTAGGCATCGAGAGCCGTAATTAACTCCCGCAGGTGGTTGAGTGCCGAACTTTCGATGTGGTGGGAAGCAAGCAGTTTTTCGGCGGCGGGAAAGACTTCTTCGGGGGTTCCCCGCAACTGGCTCAATTCCTGCATGAAGTCCAAAGCATGGTTTAACATGGGACTTTGGTCTTGGCGGCGGATTTTGGCGAGCAATCGGTCGGCAATTTCATCCGGGTCGCGGGTGCGGTCGAGACGGATGTTCATGCTCTCGATTAGTTCTAGGATAGCGGATTTGGCTTCGCGATCGCCCATTTGTTGGAACAGGCGCACCAGTTTTTGGGTTCCCTCGGGATTGGAAGCGGTGGGGTCTTCTTCGGTGTACGGTTCAAAATCGGGGTAAATTTCTTGCAAACGTTGGATGACCTGGTGTTTTCCTTCTTTGCGTAGGGTTTCCATGCTAGCCATGAGGAAACTACACAGGCGATTTTCTAGCTGGAGACGTTCCAAAAACGTTCCCAGAACTTGATTGTTTCCCAAGGCCAGGTAGTAATTTTTGAGACCGAGTTGTTCCAATCCCTTGCAAGCCAGCGCAATGGATTCCGCATCCGCCATTACACCAGCAGCGCCAA contains:
- the hisS gene encoding histidine--tRNA ligase encodes the protein MRTPKKVERVRGVSDVLWDTCHADQKIQTILQNSFESFGYRPIDVPIIEHTELYLRKSGEDLIARTYDFTHHNRRLCLRPELTASIARAYIDNLQAEPLPVRLYYQGPAFRYEKPQRGRSRQFNQMGIELIGAAGVMADAESIALACKGLEQLGLKNYYLALGNNQVLGTFLERLQLENRLCSFLMASMETLRKEGKHQVIQRLQEIYPDFEPYTEEDPTASNPEGTQKLVRLFQQMGDREAKSAILELIESMNIRLDRTRDPDEIADRLLAKIRRQDQSPMLNHALDFMQELSQLRGTPEEVFPAAEKLLASHHIESSALNHLRELITALDAYHIDKSRIYVDFGMSRGLQYYTSTVFEIHYDTGKETRQLCGGGRYDELIATLGSRKSIPATGFSYGIERLRWASEQEGLLEKTSRPADILMIPVSEGENSYAIEVAEKLRQYQLRVQMAIRGKQLSSNFQYADRTNIPFAVVVGSEEKTQNLVRVKHLASGQQQQFSIPEAVEYIQSVQQSPS